A single window of Lagopus muta isolate bLagMut1 chromosome 23, bLagMut1 primary, whole genome shotgun sequence DNA harbors:
- the CD164L2 gene encoding CD164 sialomucin-like 2 protein — translation MTPPCAGALRCAVLCAVLCAQGSAATRAECRELLSCELCTTAPPAPNGTGCLWGGCGAPETWSCVHSGAATRDTCVLYNSSALCPAALKSPTKEPPRSPSKEPATHSPRSSTTRAPLTGSPEFQPPGFDTASFVGGMVLVLSVQAVLFFILKFIKSKDSSYQTLI, via the exons ATGACCCCCCCGTGCGCCGGAGCGCTGCGCTGCGCGGTGCTGTGCGCGGTGCTGTGCGCTCAGGGATCCGCCGCCACCCGCGCAG aatgcagagagctgctgtccTGTGAGCTGTGCACCACCGCTCCTCCAGCGCCCAACGGCACCGGCTGCCTctgggggggctgtggggcaccGG AGACGTGGAGCTGCGTGCACAGCGGGGCGGCCACACGGGACACATGTGTGCTCTACAACAGCAGTGCCCTGTGCCCAG CGGCACTGAAATCCCCCACCAAAGAGCCACCGCGGTCCCCTAGCAAGGAGCCGGCAACACATTCCCCAC GGAGCAGCACCACGCGTGCCCCGCTGACGGGCAGCCCCGAGTTCCAGCCTCCGGGCTTCGACACGGCCAGCTTTGTGGGCGGCATGGTGCTGGTGCTCAGCGTGCAGGCCGtcctcttcttcatcctcaAGTTCATCAAGTCCAAGGACAGCAGCTACCAAACGCT GATCTGA